In Devosia sp. 1566, a single genomic region encodes these proteins:
- a CDS encoding GGDEF domain-containing protein, which yields MASPCQDSIGGSGSRTWSSVTRWTVFGTLGCLLVSVGFNALLFENLGGAALQRAMISATVLPIFLGVPLLFLLSLRLRRLAIANRRLGMVARTDSLTSCLNRGAFTAQVTTQLARAGSTPGGALLVIDADNFKSINDRFGHDAGDLALTVIARAIRSVLRAGDLVGRMGGEEFGVFLPGVDADITRAIAERIRSAVNEAEFVPRGTVQALSVSIGGAVFGSAIGFSELFRIADQRLYDAKQTGRNRVTIVAADQFFPQALQRA from the coding sequence ATGGCTAGCCCTTGTCAGGATAGCATCGGGGGGAGCGGCTCACGTACCTGGTCGAGCGTCACCCGTTGGACCGTGTTCGGCACCTTGGGCTGCCTCCTGGTTTCCGTCGGGTTCAATGCCCTGCTATTTGAAAATCTAGGTGGTGCAGCGCTGCAACGGGCGATGATCAGCGCCACGGTGCTACCCATCTTCCTGGGCGTGCCGCTGCTTTTTCTCCTAAGCTTGCGGCTGCGGCGCCTTGCCATTGCCAATCGCCGGCTCGGCATGGTTGCCCGCACGGACAGCCTCACCTCTTGTCTTAATCGCGGCGCCTTCACCGCCCAGGTGACGACGCAGTTGGCGCGCGCCGGCAGCACCCCGGGCGGTGCCTTGCTGGTGATCGACGCCGACAACTTCAAATCCATCAACGATCGGTTCGGCCACGATGCCGGCGACCTTGCCCTGACGGTGATCGCCCGGGCGATCCGCTCGGTGCTGCGGGCGGGAGATCTGGTGGGAAGGATGGGCGGCGAGGAATTTGGCGTGTTCCTGCCCGGCGTCGATGCCGACATTACGCGCGCTATTGCCGAACGCATCCGCAGCGCGGTCAATGAAGCAGAATTTGTGCCGCGCGGCACCGTACAAGCCCTGTCCGTCAGCATTGGTGGCGCTGTGTTCGGCAGCGCCATCGGTTTTTCCGAATTGTTCCGGATTGCCGATCAGCGCCTTTATGACGCCAAGCAAACCGGCCGCAATCGCGTGACGATCGTCGCGGCCGATCAGTTCTTTCCCCAGGCCCTGCAACGCGCCTGA